The window ATCCATAACTGGTAGTAGAATCAGATATCTGACAGAAATAGCTCCAAAATGGAACATCTTTATACTCCAAGTCCTGGTATAGCATTGGCACTACACAAATTGGGAAATCTCCTGCAATTCCCCCTCCTATTTGGAAGAAGCCAACACCTTCTGTACCTGCATTATCCTGATACCATTTTGACAAGAAGGTCATGTATTCGATTCCGGATTTCATGGTTGAGGGCTTTAATTCACCCTTCACACAATAACTAGCAAAAATATTTCCTAAGGTACTGTCTTCCCAACCCGGAACTATAATTGGTAAGTTCTTTTCAGCTGCTGCGAGCATCCAACTATTTTTAGGATCTATTTCATAATATTGTTCTAATACTCCAGATCTAATAAGCTTATACATAAACTCATGAGGGAAATATCTTTCCCCTTTTTCTTCTGCATCTTTCCAAATATCAAAAATATGTTGTTGTAATCTTCTGAATGCTTCTTCTTCAGGAATGCAGGTATCTGTCACTCTATTAAGACCCTTCTCAAGCAAATCCCACTCTTGTTGTGGAGTTAAATCTCTATAGTTTGGAACCCTCTCATAATGACTATGAGCTACTAAATTCATCAAGTCTTCCTCTAGATTGGCTCCAGTGCAACTGATGATTTGTACTTTATCTTGTCTGATCATTTCAGCAAAGGAAATACCTAACTCAGCAGTTGACATAGCACCGGCTAAAGTTACCATCATTTTCTTCCCTGACTCAATATGTGTTTTATAAGCCTCGGCTGCATCTATTAGAGCAGCGGCATTAAAATGGCGATAGTTGTGTTTTAAAAATTCTGTAATTTTCATATGAAATTATTTGTTGTAAAAATAATTAAAAATACGGAAGGGCTAAGAAAATTAAAGGAATAATCAGAAGGTTTCAAGAACGGAGTTAATATTCTTTTTAAGCATTCCCTTTACGGGTATTTGTTTCATTTTTGCCACTAAAATAGACCCGTAAGTGGTGGTCAGGAGCATGCTAACCATATCGCTGACGTTTGAGCTCTTGGTAATTTCAGTTTGAAAGATAGCCTCTAAAATATACTTTTCTAATAGCTTATCAAAAGCTAGCACTTCCATATGCTGAACACCCTCATGATTGGGAAAAAGCAAATATTTTTCAGCCTTTTTGATGCTAATTGGTTTTAAAACTGTAGGAGAAACAGCATGATACTTAATTAAATGTAGAATTACAGAACTATAATTTTCACATAGATCACCGTACCGGTCAAAGATATATTTTACAGCTTTAATCCCTTTCGTTTCATTTGAAAGTAACTCCATACTAATTTCAAAAGACCATACCCTCAAAAAATAAAGTAAAAGATCTTCTTTCTGTGGAAAATATCTAAAAAATGTAACTTTTGATATACCTACCTTTTCACATAGGTTAGTAACGTGTAAATCTTGAAAATTGCTTTTTTGTAGTTCTGTTTTGGCGGTCGATAGTATAAGTAACTTTAATTTTGCTGATTTTCGTTCCCTTAAACTGATCTCACTGTTTGCCATTTCCTTTGCATTAGATTTTGATTATAGTAAACTCAACTCTTCTATTTAATTTTCTTGTTGCTTCAGATTTGTTACTAGCAATTGGTCTAGCACCTCCATATCCTTTGCTTTCTAACCTTTTTGAATCTATGCCTTTATCAACAAGATATTGTTTTATTCTATCAGATCTTTCTTGTGATAATTCAATATTCAATTTTGCACTACCTGTATTATCGGTATGCCCTGATAATTCTATCT is drawn from Marivirga arenosa and contains these coding sequences:
- a CDS encoding deoxyhypusine synthase family protein translates to MKITEFLKHNYRHFNAAALIDAAEAYKTHIESGKKMMVTLAGAMSTAELGISFAEMIRQDKVQIISCTGANLEEDLMNLVAHSHYERVPNYRDLTPQQEWDLLEKGLNRVTDTCIPEEEAFRRLQQHIFDIWKDAEEKGERYFPHEFMYKLIRSGVLEQYYEIDPKNSWMLAAAEKNLPIIVPGWEDSTLGNIFASYCVKGELKPSTMKSGIEYMTFLSKWYQDNAGTEGVGFFQIGGGIAGDFPICVVPMLYQDLEYKDVPFWSYFCQISDSTTSYGSYSGAVPNEKITWGKLDIDTPKFIVESDATIVAPLIFAIVLGQ
- a CDS encoding TetR/AcrR family transcriptional regulator, translating into MANSEISLRERKSAKLKLLILSTAKTELQKSNFQDLHVTNLCEKVGISKVTFFRYFPQKEDLLLYFLRVWSFEISMELLSNETKGIKAVKYIFDRYGDLCENYSSVILHLIKYHAVSPTVLKPISIKKAEKYLLFPNHEGVQHMEVLAFDKLLEKYILEAIFQTEITKSSNVSDMVSMLLTTTYGSILVAKMKQIPVKGMLKKNINSVLETF